CAAGGCCATCGCTAGCGATGACGCTGCAAATTTACGACGCGGTGGGGCCAACTCTACACATTTGACGCAGCCCGGCGCAGCGCGAACGAATCAGGATGACACGAGCGCGCCCCGAGAGCGCGGCAAGCCAATCCTTGGATTTCTTGCAGTGTTGACTTTCCCCGCTCTCATGGACTAAGTCGTCCCAAACACAACACTGCCACAGTCTTTAGTCAACGCGACCGTGTGGAAGACTCCGCGGCAATAAACGAGGAGGCTGCAAATGACTGCGCCCATGAAGTTCACCCCCGAGACCGTTTCCGCCGTTCCCGAGTCGAGCCATGCCGAGATGGTCAATGAGGTGAAGGACCGTTTCCGCTATGCGACCACCCGCTATATCAAGAACCTCATGGAGCAGTCCGACGCGGTGCGCAAGCAGTTCGCGCCCAGCTTCTATGAGTTGATGGATTTTGGCAAGGAACAGCCTTTCGAGGAAGGTAAAGACAACTCAGGCATCTATGGCCTGGAGCGCATCTACGAAGATCGCGCTGTCATTACGCCCTACTTTGGCTGTGCTTCCTACTGTCGCTACTGTTTCAAGAAGACCCGCACCCTCGCCGGTGACAACAAGGTGATGGCGGAGGAGAACATCGACGCCGCGTTGGAGTATATCCGCGCGGATTCGCGCATCACGACGGCGCTGATCACCGGCGGAGATCCACTGGCCAAGCCCGCGCTGGTGTACAAGATCCTGGAGCAGCTCTCGGCGATTCCTCACATCACCAAGATTCGCATTGGCAGCCGCCACATCCTGTTCCAGCCTGACAGGATCACCTCGGAGCTGGCCGAGCGCATCGCCAGCTACAACCGGGTTGATCCCGAGAAGCCCCTGGCCTCGAAGAATATCTCCGTCGGTGTCTCCATCAACCATGCCGACGAGCTGCAGCCGGAGGTGATCCGCGCGGTGCAGCAGTTCACCAAGCGCGGCGTGACGGTGCGCGGCCAGATGGTGCTGATGAAGGGAATCAACGACAACGTCGCCACCCTGAAGAACCTGCTGGATCACTTCCTGGCCGTTGGCATCGTCCCCTACTACCTGTTCCACTGCATGGATGTGGTTGGCACCTACCACATGCGGACCAGCGTGCAGCGGGGGTTGGACATCCTGGCGCAGTTGGCCGAGTTCTCCGGGACCTACTCGGTGCCCTACGTCTACGTCACGCCCGTGGGCAAGCACCGCGTGGCGCCGGGCATGCAGCTGGACTACGAGGAGATCGACGGCAAGCGGTATATCCGCAGGAAGTCGCCCTACAAGGCCGAGCGCTTCCTGGCGTTCTCCGGCAAGAAGAGCCTGCCCGAGCTCCATGAGGTGGACGAGGACGGCTACATCGTGTCCCGTTACCTCGACGGCAACGACACCTATCTGCCTTACTGAGCGAGAGCCCGGCCGCTGGCCACCCCGCCGCTCGAGAGAGACTGGCGGCGTGGCCAGCCGTCGCTTCAGCGAGAGACTCACATGCCCCAACCGACAATCATCCTTCTGGAGAAGTTCTCCTTCTATACGACCTGCGCGGTCGCCCGCCGAGCGGTGGACATGGGCTTCGCGGTGGTGGTCGTGGCGCCGAAGACCATCCCCGACCATCTGGCCTCGGATCAGCCGTTCGAGGTGGTTCGGATCGATGACTGGTCGTCCGCCAACCTGGGTGCCGTCTACCAGCAGCTGGCCAGCACTCGCAACGTCGTGGGCATCAACACCATCCTTGGCTTCTTCACGGGCCAGGGGCTGTTGGGCATGCAAGTCGCTGAACTGGCACGCAAGCATGGGTTGCCACACAACAACCCGGATGCGCTGCTGCGTGCCAATAACAAATATTTGATGCGCGAGACCCTGCAGCAGGCGGGGGTCTATACCGTGCGTCATGCGCTGGCCGCCAACGAGGCGGAGCTCGATGAAGCGGTGCGCAAGGTGGGCTTCCCGCTGATCATCAAGC
The sequence above is drawn from the Archangium gephyra genome and encodes:
- a CDS encoding KamA family radical SAM protein, whose product is MTAPMKFTPETVSAVPESSHAEMVNEVKDRFRYATTRYIKNLMEQSDAVRKQFAPSFYELMDFGKEQPFEEGKDNSGIYGLERIYEDRAVITPYFGCASYCRYCFKKTRTLAGDNKVMAEENIDAALEYIRADSRITTALITGGDPLAKPALVYKILEQLSAIPHITKIRIGSRHILFQPDRITSELAERIASYNRVDPEKPLASKNISVGVSINHADELQPEVIRAVQQFTKRGVTVRGQMVLMKGINDNVATLKNLLDHFLAVGIVPYYLFHCMDVVGTYHMRTSVQRGLDILAQLAEFSGTYSVPYVYVTPVGKHRVAPGMQLDYEEIDGKRYIRRKSPYKAERFLAFSGKKSLPELHEVDEDGYIVSRYLDGNDTYLPY